In Desulfovibrio sp. TomC, the DNA window ACGCCCATCGTGTTGGTGGAAAAAGTGCCCAAGGGATCCGCGTAGGAAGGCCGGACCAGGGGCTGGGCCGCGAGATGGAACACCACCTGCGGGCTGCAGGCAGCCACTTGGCGAGCGAGTTCCGCAGCATCACGGATGTCCAGACGCGCTCCGGGCACAAGGGCATCGAGCCCGACCAGCTCGGCCATGGCCGGATTGCTCGGAGGATCGAGCGACAGGCCAAACACCTGGGCCCCGAGCCGTGTCAGCCACAGCGAGAGCCACGTCCCCTTAAATCCACTATGTCCCGTGACCAGAACTCGTTTGCCGGCATAGGCAACTGCAGTTTCCATAAAATAACCGAACAGGTCCTCTTACGGTTGGATGTTGTCGGACGGCTCTGCCATACAACCAGTGCCGGCTACCAGATTTTCCATGGGGGCGATCCCCCATCCCACAGGTTTTCAAGATATTGCTTGTCCGGCAAGGTGTCCATGGCTTTCCAGAAACCGGTATGCCGGTAGGCATGAAGCTGCCCTTCACGGGCCAGCCGCTCCAGAGGTTCACGCTCCCATATGGTGGCGTCGCCCTCAATGTAGTCGAGCACCTTCGGTGAAAGCACGTAAAACCCGCCACATATCCATCCGCCGTCGCCCTTGGGCTTTTCGGCAAACCGCAGCACGTGATCCCCGTCCAGGGCCAGGGCTCCATAGCGGCCGGGGGGTTGCACGGCAACAAGGGTCGCCAGAGCACCGCTTTGTTTATGCGCCTGGATCTCGGAGGAGATATCCAGATCGGCCAGTCCGTCGCCGTAGGTCATGCAAAAAAGGTCGTCATCACCCAGATACGGCCGGATACGCTTAATACGGCCGCCAGTCATGGAAGCGTCGCCAGTATCAACCAATGTCACTTTCCACTTCTCAGCGGAATTTTTATGGTACGCAATAGAATTATTGTCCATATCAAAGGTCACGTCCGACATATGCAGATGATACTTTGAAAAATATTCTTTGACAATGTAGCCTTTGTACCCTAGACAGATAATAAATTCGTCAAATCCATGGGTAGAATATATCTTCATGATGTGCCACAAAATTGGCTTGCCGCCAATTTCCACCATGGGCTTCGGTTTTATCTGTGTCTCCTCGCTAATCCTTGTTCCAAGGCCGCCGGCTAGTATCACTACTTTCATGAGGTATCTCTCGTGTATTGAATGGATTTTGAGACCATAAACGATTTTCTAAAACGAAATTTATTTCACAACATGTCTGCCCTGTCAACAGTCTCAATCACCCTGCCTAACGGGGGTCGTCTTAAAAAAACGGATCGCAGAGTACGCTGTTATGGCTGAAAGCTGTCAACCCCTAATTTTATGAGTCCCTTCCTTTTTCGACGTATTTTCCCTTTGGTTGTACCAGCGCTGCAGCAAGAATTTGTGGATTGGCCTAGGGTCTGTTCTCAATTGGAGTTTACTAATCGCCTAAGATCGTTCAATTTTGTCTCCCAGGGGAGGCAGAGGCATGGAACGGTTGTTATTACGTGATGACCAATGGGCTCGATTGGAGCCATTCTGTGCGGGGAAGCAACGAGATCGTGGCGTAACAGATAAGAATAACCGACGATTTCTTGAGGCCGTGCTTTGGATAGCGCGAACTGGTTCTCCCTGGCGTGATCTGCCAAAGGAGT includes these proteins:
- a CDS encoding GDP-mannose 4,6-dehydratase, coding for METAVAYAGKRVLVTGHSGFKGTWLSLWLTRLGAQVFGLSLDPPSNPAMAELVGLDALVPGARLDIRDAAELARQVAACSPQVVFHLAAQPLVRPSYADPLGTFSTNTMGVANLLNACRNVPSIQAVVIVTSDKCYQNNEWCWGYRETDPMGGHDPYSASKGCAELVTQSFA
- the rfbF gene encoding glucose-1-phosphate cytidylyltransferase, with the translated sequence MKVVILAGGLGTRISEETQIKPKPMVEIGGKPILWHIMKIYSTHGFDEFIICLGYKGYIVKEYFSKYHLHMSDVTFDMDNNSIAYHKNSAEKWKVTLVDTGDASMTGGRIKRIRPYLGDDDLFCMTYGDGLADLDISSEIQAHKQSGALATLVAVQPPGRYGALALDGDHVLRFAEKPKGDGGWICGGFYVLSPKVLDYIEGDATIWEREPLERLAREGQLHAYRHTGFWKAMDTLPDKQYLENLWDGGSPPWKIW